The following DNA comes from Pannonibacter sp. XCT-53.
TTGCCTATGGCGCGGGTCTGGCCGGTCTGGCCGGCGCGCTGGTGGCACCGCTGAAGAGCGTCAGCCCGGAAATGGGCGGGGCCTATGTGGTCGACGCCTTCTTCGTGGTTGTCCTCGGGGGCGTGCAGAGCCTCTTCGGCACCGTCGCGAGCGCCGCCCTGCTTGGCCAGATGTCCGGCGTGCTGGCCTACGTGTCGAACGACACGATCGCCAAGGCGCTGGTGCTGCTCGCCATCATCGTCCTCATCCGTTTCCGCCCGCAGGGCCTCTTCGTCACCAAGGTCCGGAGCTGAACCCATGGCCCATGTGTCTTCCCCGTCCGCCCGGCTTCCGGACTCGGTCCGCGACGGACGCCTGCAGATTGCCGTCTATGCCGCGGTCTGCCTGCTGATCTTCCTCGTGCCGCTCGCCATTGACGACGACTTCCTGCTGAACCGCATTGCCCGGTACCTGGTGCTCGGCATGGTGGCCATGGCGCTGGCCCTGTCCTGGGGCTATGCCGGCATCCTCAACCTTGGCCAGGCGCTCAGCTTCGGTCTCGGCTCCTACTGCATGGCCATGGCGCTGAAGCTGCGCACCGTGCCGGTGCACACCGGCTCGGAAGGCCTGCCGGACTTCATGGTCTGGAACAATGTCGAGCGGCTGCCGCTCTTCTGGGTCCCGTTCCAGTCGATGACCTTCGCCATCCTGGCGGGGATCCTCGTGCCGGTGCTGGTGGCGGCCGCGCTCGGATGGTTCATGTTCCGGGGCCGGATCACCGGCGTGTTCGTCGCCATCATCACGCTGGCGGCGCTGGTTGTCGCCAACCTCCTGATCGTCGACATGCAGAGTGTCACCGGCGGCTTCAACGGCATCACCGACCTGGCCCAGCTTGACCTGTTCGGCTTTGAATTCGATGCCTATTCCGCAACGACCTACTATCTCGTCGCCACCTGCCTGACGGTCTCGCTGTTCGGCTGCCTGGCGGTGACGCGGAGCAAGGCCGGCCTCATCTTCCAGGCCATCCGCGACGACGAGCGCCGGGTCCGCTTCTTTGGCTATGACGTCGCCGCGTTCAAGATCCTCGCCATGGCCGTGTCGGCCGCCGTCGCCGGACTGGCGGGCATGCTCTACACCGTGGTGATGGAGTTTGCCTCGCCGACCTTCCTTGGCGTGCCGCTGTCGCTCTCCATCGTCATCTGGTGCGCCGTCGGCGGTCGCCAGAGCCTGCTTGGCGCCATGCTGGGAGCGATCCTGATCGCCGGGATGCAGGGTGCCCTGTCCGAGACGGAGGCCTTCCTCGACACCTGGACGCTGGTGATGGGCGCCACCTTCGTGCTGGTGGTGCTGTTCCTCCCCAATGGTCTTGCCGGTCTCGTCACGCTCATCCGCAACCGGCTGTCACCGCGGCCGAAGGCATCGTCCGCCAACGGCCTGCGGCCGGCCCTTGCCGAGGCCTCGACCCAGAAGACGGGAGACAAGGCATGAGCCAGGTTCATCTCCAGCTCGTCGACCTTTGCGTCAGCTTCAACGGCTTCCGCGCGGTCAACAACCTCAACCTCAGCGTCAACAAGGGCGAGCTGCGCTGCCTGATCGGCCCCAACGGCGCCGGCAAGACCACGGCGCTCGACCTGATCTGCGGCAAGACGCGGGCCCTCAGCGGCGAGATCCGGCTCGACGGTCGCAACCTGGCGGCCATGGAGGATTACCAGATCGCCCGGGCCGGCGTGGGGCGCAAGTTCCAGGTGCCGAGTGTGTTCCGCCAGCTGACCGTTCGCGACAACCTCGAGGTTGCCCTGTGCCGCAAGCCCGGGGTGATGGCCAACCTGTTCCGCGGCGGGCGCTCGGGCGAGGGGCTCGAGCATCTGGCGGAGTTCGTCGGCCTTGCCGACCAGCTCGACGAGCCGGCGGCCAACCTGTCGCATGGCCAGACGCAGTGGCTGGAGATTGCCCTGCTGCTGGCCCAGGACAGCGAGCTCATCCTGCTCGACGAGCCGACCGCCGGCATGACGGCGCAGGAAACGCGCAAGACCGCCGACATCTGCAACCGCCTCAAGGGCAAGCACACGATCATCGTCGTCGAGCACGACATGGGCTTCGTGCGCGACATCGGCGACGTGCTCTCGGTGATGCACCAGGGCTCGCTGCTCGCCGAAGGCACGGCGGACGAGATCAGCGCCAACGAGCGCGTGCGCGAAGTCTACCTCGGTTCGATGGGGATCCACGGTGCTTGAGATCAGCAAACTCGACGGCTTCTACGGCAACTCGCGCGCCCTGCAGGGCATCGACCTGACCGTGCCCACGGGAACGTTCCTGTCGGTTCTGGGGCGCAACGGCGTCGGCAAGACCACGCTGATGCGCGCCATGCTGGGTCTGCTTGACCGCACGGACGGGGCAATCCGGCTCGACGGCAAGGACATCAACCGCCTGCCGACGCACGAGCGGGCGCGGGCCGGCATCGGCTACGTGCCGCAGGGACGAGGCATCCTGCCGCGCTTCACCGTCTACGAGAACCTCCAGCTCGGCGGCTTTGCCCGCACCAGCGACCGCGGCAAGGAGCTGGAGGCGCTCGTCTTCGACATGTTCCCGATCCTGCGCGAGTTCCGCAACCGCGCCGGGGGCAACCTTTCGGGCGGCCAGCAGCAACAGCTGGCCATCGCCCGGGCGCTGATGACCGACCCGCGCATCATCCTGCTGGATGAGCCGGCGGAGGGCATTCAGCCCAACATCGTCGAACTGATCGAGGAGGCGATCCTGTCGCTGAACCGGCGTTTCGGCATCACCATCGTGCTCGTCGAACAGAACATTCCGTTCGCACGGCGCGCCAGCACCGACTTCGCGATCCTGGAAAAGGGACGCGTGGTCGCATCCGGACCCATCGCAGGGCTGACCGACGACCTCGTGCACCGCCACATGGCGGTCTGAGGCGACCAGGCCCGATTTCAACGACACGCGAGGGTCCCGCATCCACCCACCGGAGGAACCAGCATGCTTCACGGCGATATTTCCAGCAGCAACGACACCGTCGGCGTGGCGGTGGTCAACTACAAGATGCCCCGCCTGCACACCCGGGCCGAAGTGCTCGAGAATGCCCGCAAGATCGCGGCGATGGTCGAAGGCATGAAGATCGGGCTGCCGGGCATGGATCTCGTGATCTTCCCGGAATATTCGACCCACGGCATCATGTACGACAGCAAGGAGATGTACGAGACCGCCTCGCAGGTGCCGGGCGAGGAAACCGCCATCTTCGCGGAAGCCTGCCGCAAGGCCAATGTCTGGGGCGTGTTCTCGCTGACCGGCGAGCGGCACGAGGAGCACCCGAACAAGGCGCCCTACAACACCCTCATCCTGATGAACAACAAGGGCGAGATCGTCCAGAAGTACCGCAAGATCATGCCGTGGGTGCCGATCGAGGGCTGGTATCCGGGCAACTGCACCTACGTGTCGGAAGGCCCGAAGGGCATGAAGATCTCGCTGATCATCTGCGATGACGGCAACTATCCGGAAATCTGGCGCGACTGTGCCATGAAGGGCGCCGAGCTGATCGTCCGCTGCCAGGGCTACATGTATCCGGCCAAGGAGCAGCAGATCATCATCTCCAAGGCCATGGCCTTCGCCAACAACGTCTATGTGGCCGTGGCCAATGCCGCCGGCTTCGATGGCGTCTATTCCTACTTCGGCCATTCCGCCATCGTCGGCTTCGACGGCCGGACGCTCGGCGAGTGCGGCGAGGAAGAATACGGCATCCAGTATGCGCAGCTCTCCGTCTCGCTGATCCGCGACGCGCGGCGCAACATGCAGTCGCAGAACCACCTCTACAAGCTCGTCCACCGTGGCTACACCGGCATGATCAACTCCGGTGAAAGCTCCAAGGGCGTCGCGGCCTGCCCCTATGACTTCTACCAGAAGTGGATCAGCGATCCGGAGGGCACCCGCGAGATGGTCGAGGCCATGACCCGGTCCACTGCCGGCACCGCCGAATGCCCGATCGACGGCATCCCGAACGAAAAGACTCCTGTCCACCGCTGATCAACTTGCCGGCGGCGTCCCATCCGCCGCCGGCCTTTTTCAAGATTGCAGTCCCGAGTGAGCCAGACGATGGTCCTGACCCCGTATTTCCTTGCCGACGAACCCTTCTACGCCCCGCAGGCGGACGAGATCGAGCTCTTCACCGCCGCCCATGCCCTGCGCCAGCCGGTGATGATCAAGGGGCCGACCGGCTGCGGCAAGACGCGGTTCATCGAGCACATGGCCTGGCGGCTCGGCCGGCCGCTGGTGACCGTCGCCTGCCACGAGGACATGACCGCGTCCGATCTGGTCGGGCGGTTCCTGCTCGACGCGGACGGCACCGTCTGGCACGACGGCCCGCTGACGTTGGCCGTGCGCCACGGCGCGATCTGCTATCTCGACGAGATTGTCGAGGCGCGCCAGGACACGACCGTTGTCATCCATCCGCTGACCGACGACCGTCGCATCCTGCCGCTCGACAAGAAGAACGAGCTGGTGCGCGCCCATCCCGACTTCCAGCTCGTGATCTCCTACAACCCGGGCTACCAGAGCGTGCTGAAGGACCTCAAGGAATCCACCAAGCAGCGCTTCGTCGGGCTGGACTTCACCTATCCCGATGCCGCACGCGAGGCCCGGATCGTGGCGCGCGAGGCCGGCATCGACGAGGCCACGGCCACGCTTCTCGTGAAGGTCGCCGACCGCTCGCGCAACCTGAAGGGCCATGGCCTTGATGAAGGCGCCTCGACGCGCATGCTGATCCAGGCCGGGCGCCTGATGGCGCGCGGCATCTCGCTCACCGCCGCCTGCCAGATGGCGCTGGTCCTGCCCATTACCGACGACCCGGACCTGCGGGCCAGCCTGACGGACGCCATTGCGGCGTGCCAGTGAGAGGGTGGCCGGGATGACCCAACTGGCAGAGGCGGACAGGCCGGACCCGCTGACCCTCGCTGCGTCTGCCGGATCCGCGACGGACCGGCTGCTGCCCGGGTTGACGGCGCGCGTGCCGGTGGAGGATCGGGCGGCGCTGGAGCGGGCGGCCGCCACCTTCTGCGTCCGGTTCCAGCCTGCGAGCCTGCAGCGGCGCGCGCTGGCGGCGGCAGCCCCGGCGCTGCTCGACCGGGCCGGCGCGGAGCCGCTCGCCCGGCTCCTCGATCTGGCCAGCGACCTCGGTCGACGGGGGCGCGGCGGCGATGCAACGCTGGTCCTGGCTGCCGTGCCGCGCGCGCTGCGCTGGTTGAGCGATGCGGATGATCTTTCGGCCTGGCTTGCGGTGGTCGCCGATGTGGCCGAGCGCGCGCCGGAGAGCCTCGCCGCGTTTGCAGGTGAGACCGATCATCTCCTCGGCCGGCTGGGTGCACGCGGTCTTGCCGGCTTTGTCGGGGCGCTGATCGACCTTGCGGCAGGCCGGGATGACCTGCGACAGGCCCTGTTTTCCTTCCGCGATCCGCGGGCCGAAACGCTCCTCCTGCGCGAGGCGGCCGATGTGCCGCTTGCCCGGCTGGAGCCACGTCTCAAGGGTCTGGTCACGGCGCTCTGGTCGGTCGAGCCCGTGATCCGCCCTTCACCGGCGGGCGGGGCCCAGACCGCCCGCCGGTCCAGCTTCGATGGCCGCATCCTGTTCCTGCCCGATGCCTATCGCGGCGTGCGGGGGGAGGCGGCCGTCACCCTCATCAAGGCAGCGGCCCTGCACATGGGCGCGCATCTGGCGCATTCCGGTCGGCCGCGTCCGGCCAAGGCGCTGAAGCCGTTGCAGATCGCGCTGATCTCGCTCCTTGAGGATGCGCGGGCCGAGCATCTGGCGCTTGCACAGTACCCCGGGCTCAACCGACTGTGGCTGCCGTTCCACACCGCGCCGGCCGAAGGGGGGACGGCAGAAGCCTTGCTGGCGCGGCTGGCGCGGGTCCTGGCTGACCCCGACCACGAGGATCCTGATCCCTTCGTGCAGAAGGGGCGCGCGGCCTTCCGCGAGGCGCGGGACAGTTGGGACGACCCGGATGTGCTCCGGCGGATCGGCAGCGGGCTCGGCAATGATCTCGGCCAGATGCGGCTCCAGTTCAATTCCAAGACCTATGCGGTGCAGCCGCTCTACCGCGATGACAATCAGGGTCTGTGGCAGTTCGACCTGCCGGACCAGGAGCAGGGGGCTCCGGACGAAATCTCCATTTCCGTGCGCATCGAGCAGCGGGAAACGCAGACCGAGGAGCCTGACCGCCGCCGCACCGAAGACGGGGGGGACGAGGTCAGTCCGGTGCGGCTGACCGAAGCCGATCCCGAGGCGGCGTTCCCGCTGTGCCGGCTGCCGGAATGGGATGCGGTCAGCCATCGGCACCGGCCGGACTGGGTGCAGGTGATGGAACATCCGTCGCGAATGGCGCCGGCGGCCATCATCGACCGGCTCCTCTCAGAGCGTCCGGACCTGGTGCGGCGGACCAGTGCGCTGATCCGGCAGGCGCGCGCGGGCCAGCCGGTGCGGCTGCGCCGCCAGGCCGAAGGCGACCGGCTCGATCTGGAGGCTGCGCTTCGGGCGCGCATCGATCTGGCCGGGGGGCACGCCCCCGACACGCGGGTCTACGAGACCCGCACCCTCAATTCCCGCGATCTTTCGGTTCTCGTGCTCCTGGATATCTCCGAATCCACCAAGGACACGATCGACGGTTCGCCGGTCTCGGTGTTCTCCATCCTTCGCGAGGCGGCAGCCCATCTGGCCGCAGCGATGGCCGAGGCCGGCGATCCCTTCGCCCTTGCCGCCTTCCACTCGGATGGTCGGGAGGACCTGCGCTATCACCGCATCAAGCGGTTCGGCGAAGCCTTCGACACGCGGGCCAAGGCGCGGCTGGCGGGCTTGAGGCCGGGCCTGTCGACCCGCATGGGCGGGGCCCTGCGCATGGCCACGCGCGACATCCAGCCGATGGCGACGCATCGCCGGCTGGTGCTGATCATCACCGACGGCGAACCGTCGGACATCGATATCAGCGATCCGAAGCATCTGGTGGAGGACGCGCGCAAGGCCGTGCAGGAAGCAGCCGGTGCCGGGATCGACGTGTTCTGCGTCGGGCTGGACCGCACGGGAGACACCTATCTGTCACGGATCTTCGGACGCCAGAACGTGATCCAGATCGACCGCGTCACCGCGCTCCCCGACCGGCTGCCCAAGCTCTACCTGCGGCTGACACGCTAGGGAAAGAGGGCGCCACACCGATGGGGCCGTCAAACCGCTGACAAGCCCTCCATCGTCGTCCCGGCTCGGCGCTTCGCTGGGCCGGGTTGACGGTGGCGAGGTCGAGACCTTGCAGAAGGGAGGGCGCCACAGCAGCGTGGCGCCCTCCCGTGCAGTCGCTCAGTGAACGCCGGTGATCATGGAGACGATCTCGTTCTTGTCTGTCTTCGCTGTCTCGCGGATGCCGATCTGCTTGCCCCGGCGCAGCACGCAGATGCGGTCGGAGAGGCGGAAGACCTGGTCGAGGCTGTGGCTGATGATGAGGATCGCAAGGTCCCGGGCGCGCAGGGCCTCGACGATCTTCTCCACCTTGGCCGTTTCGGCAACGCCAAGTGCGGCCGTCGGCTCGTCGAGCAGCACCAGCTTCTTCGCCCAGTGCGTGGCCCTTGCGATGGCGATGCCCTGGCGCTGGCCGCCGGAGAGATCCTTGATGGTGGCCCGGGCAGAGGGGATGCGCACATCCAGTTCGTCCACCAGCGCCTGGGTTTCCTGCATCATCGCCTTGCGGTCGAGAAGGCCGAACGGGGGCTTGGTCTTCTCGCGGCCGAGGAACAGGTTCATGTAGACCGGCTGATGGTCGGCCAGCGCCAGATCCTGATAGACCACCTCGATGCCGCTCGCTCTTGCAGAACTCGCATCGGAGAACTGCACCGGAGCGCCGTCCAGCGCGATGGAGCCGGAGGTGGGCGTGTAGACGCCGGAGATGATCTTGATCAGCGTCGACTTGCCGGCGCCATTGTCGCCGACAAGAGCGACGATCTCGCCGGCGCGGACGGTCAGGGAAAAGTCCTCGATGGCGACGACGCCGCCAAAGGCCTTGTGGATGTTGGTCAGTTCCAGCATCGGCCGGCCATGGGTGAGGGCCGTCTCGGTCTTGTCCGTCATGGCGGTCAGCTCAGGTTGGGCCAGGGCTCTGCCTGACCGAAGATGTTCTCGATGGTCTCGACCCGAGGCGCGCCGGAGGCGATGCCACGGACGCCGACGATGTAGGCACGCGTGACGAAGGCCTGGCCGCGGAAGCCGAAGACCACGGTGTCGCCGCTCCTGGGGGCCGGATGCCCGGCACAGTCGATCATGCCGTAATAGTCGATGGCCGAGGGCGGCGGGATCTCGACCGGGCGCAGTGCGGCATCGGCCACGGTGGGCTCCGCCGACACAAGGGCCTTGAGGCCGTAGTCGGGGAACACCGGATCGATATAGAGACCGCCGCCGAAGCAGTAGGCGCGGCCCTGGTGCAGGTGCGAGACCTCGGTGAGGTAGAGCACGGCCGGACGCTCCGGCAGGTCTTCCAGCGCGTGCAGCGGCGTGGTGCCGTGCAGGCCGTTGCCCGGTTCGCACTGGGTCGCGCCGGCATTGGCAAGGTGATGCAGCACGGCGGAGGAGGTGGTGCCGGGGGCGTTGATCTCCACCTCGGCGCGGCCGGCCTTGCGCAGGGCGTCGGCAGCGCGGGCAAGCGTCGTGAGATTGTGCGTCGGCTTCACCGAGCGTGTGGCGTTGTCATAGAGCAGCGCCGGGAAGGAGGTGAGGCCGGCGAAGCGCGCGCCGTCCAGCGCGTCGAGCCGGTCGGCCACAGCGGCAATGTCCTCGGCCGGGAAGCCGCCTTCATGCCCCTTGTAGAACGTGTCACCGGCGGTGTGGATGCGCGCCATCAGGTTCTGCGTGCGACCGGCGGCCTTGGCCGCGGCGGCAGCTTCCGCCGCCTTGTCGTCGCTGAAAACGGTCCAGTAGTCCGGCTGAAGGTCGCGGGCGGCCATGGCGGCCTCGAAGCGCGGCACCTGGACGAGGTGGCCGAGGTGGCCGGTCTTCAGGCCCGCCTTGTGGCAGGCAATCGCACAGGCCATGTCGACGGCAACCGCCCGGTCGATGCCGCCACGCAGGACGGCGCGCGAGAAGCCGCTGTTGCGCCCGACTTGCTTGGTCATGGCGAAGACCTTCAGGCCATGGCGGTCGGCTTCTGCCTTGAACAGGCGGGCGTTGTCTTCCACCGTGTCGAGGTCGAGCACATAGGCGTTGGCGGGGATCTGTCCGGCCCGGTGCAGGGCCATGGCCGCTTCGACGAAGGCCGGGTTGCGGCGGCGCAGAAGGTCGAGAAACATGATCCGGGTTCCTTCTATCGGGTGGTGTCGCGCAGCGAGATGGCGACGGCAACGAGGATGATGAGGCCGCGCACGATCATCTGGTCGGAGACGGACAGACCCATCAGGATGAGGCCGTTGTTGAGCATGCCCATCAGCAGCGAGCCGACGAGCGCACCGACGATGGTGCCCTTGCCGCCATTCAGCGCCGTGCCGCCGACGATGACGGCGGCAATCACCGTCATCAGGTCGCTTTCGCCGAGCGTGTATTTGGCGGCCTGCAGGCGGCCGGCATAGAGCAGCCCGGCGAGACCGGCGCAGAGCCCGCTCAGCATCAGGACGGTGAGGCGCAGGCGCGGCACCTTGATGCCGGAGACCTGGGCGGCGCGGGCATTGTCTCCGGTTGCGACCACATGTGCGCCGAAGCGGGTTTCGCGGTAGACGATGTGGCCGACGATGACGGCCCCCAGGGTCCACAGGATCAGCGAGGGAATGCCGAACAGGCTGCCGGAGCCGAAGAAGCCGGTGAAGGCCTCGTTGACGACCGGGATCGAGCGCAGGTCGGTCATCGAGCGGGCAAGGCCGGCGAAGAGGCCCATGGTGGCCAGCGTGACCAGGAAGGATGGCAGGCCGAGATAGGCCACGAGCATGCCGTTGAGCCAGCCGATGGCAACGCCTGCGCCCAGTCCGGCCAGCACGCCCAGAAGAAGCGAGTGCTCCTGCATGACGACGGCAGCCGACAGGGCGGAAACGGCGACGATGGAGCCGAAGGACAGGTCGATCTCGCCGGCGGAGAGCACGAAGACGAGGCCGATGGCCATCACGGTGGCCGGCGCCGTCTGTAGCACGATGTTGGAGAGGTTGCGCGTCGTCAGGAAGCCGTCATCGGCCAGCGTGACGGCGAAGAACAGGAAGATGGCCGCAAAGCCGAGGTAAAGCACGAATTGCTGCGGCTCCAGCCGCGACGTGAGCGGCACCCGGGCGACCGGCTTCAGGGACGTGGTGGTGGACATGGGAGTTCCGTTTCCGGACCGGCCTTGCCGGGCCCGTTGAAGGCCTGTTGTCAGGGAAGGGACAGGCGCCCGGCCGCGCGACGAGGGCCGGGCGCAGTCGTGAGCTTACTTCGCGGTCAGCACGCTCTTGGGCGCGTCCTTGCGCAGCGACTGCTGCCAGGCTTCGGCGACCGTGTCGGCATTGGCGGTGACCGCCGGGGCGACGATGAAGGCCGGGGTCGGTTCGCCCAGCAGGGCGAGGGCTCCGGTGGCCGCCATGGCGCGGCCGAGCTCATAGGCCTCGTCGGCGACGATGGCGGCGACATTGCCGCCCTTCACCATGTCGAGGGCAATCGGCTCGGACAGGTCGAGGGTGACGATCTTGGTGGTCTTGTTGCCGTTGGCGCGGAGCGCTGCGAGCACGCCTTCGGCCGGTCCGGCCCAGGTGACATAGATGCCGCCGAGATCCGGGTTCTTCAGCAGCATCGCATTGGCGATTTCCTCGGCGCGGGCCGGGTCGGAAATGCCCTCTTCCGCCACGATCCTGATGTCCGGATAGTCCTTCTCGATGGTCGACTTGAAGGCGTTGTCGCGCTGGTTGGTCACGTAATAGTCGGCGTCGTGATAGATCCAGCCGACCGTGCCCTTGCCACCCATGGACTTGGCCAGCGCGTCGGCGGCCTGCTTGCCCATCTGGAACAGGTCGTCGGTGACGATGGCCGCATAGTCGGCCGGATGGACGTAGTCCTTCGGCAGGTTGGACAGGAAGACAAGCTTCACGCCCGCCTCCTTGGCTTCCTTGAAGGCGGCCGCCGAGGTGACCGGATCCAGCGGCAGGGCGAGCACGATGTTCGGCTTCTTGGCGAGCGCCGTCTCGATGTCGGAGCGCTGCTTGGCCGCGTCGAAACCGGCGCTGGTGGTGGCGACGACCTCGATGCCGAGGCGGGCGAATTCGTCCGATGCGCCGGCGGTGACCGCGTTCACGAAGTCGGACTGGTCATGCCACAGCAGGGCGGCCTTGTGCCCGCCCGTCTTCAGCTTGGCTGCCTGGGCGTCGCTGACGGTGACGGTGCTGGAGGCGACGGCGGTCTCGCCTTTCGGGCCGGTGGTCTGGGCCAGGGCCGGTGTGGATGCAAGAAGGGCGGCTACGGAAAGCGCGCCGAGAAGCTTGGTCAAGGTCATGTCAGTTCCTCCCGTTACTGTACGACTGGTGTGGTGTCAGGTGCCCTGAACACCGCAATAGGCGGCAATGAAGCTGGCAAAGGCGACGATGCCGCTGAGGTAGTCCGCCACGTTCACCCGTTCCTCGAGGGTGTGGCAGGTGCTGATGTCGCCCGGGGCGCAATAGATCGCCGGGCAGGCAAGGCGGTTGATCAGGAACGGCGATTCCGACCAGTAGGGCGCCCCGGCGATGGTGCCCCGGTCCGGGGCTGCGGCCCTGACGGCGGCGGACATCAGCCGGGCGGCCGGATGTTCCGGGTCGATCTCGGCGGGTGAGCCGCCAAAGGCGTGGTCCCGGCCGGCCGGATAGCGGATGTCGAGGCTGACACCGGTTCTCGCGAGACTGTCGCGGGCCGCCGTCTCGAACTCCGCCACCGCCGCGTCGAGGCTTTCGCCCGGCAGCAGCTTGCGGATCAGGGAGAGACGGCAGGTTCCCGGAACGGCAATGTATCCGCCGGCCTCCAGATGCGTGATCAGCAGGAAGGCGCGGCCAACAAGCGGATGTTCCGCCCGGATGGCGATTGCATCCGAATGGGCAAAGAGGGCCGTCTGCAGCCGGTGCGCGGCCTTCAAGGCGTCGATGCCCTGTTCCGGCACGCCGAAATAGGCTGATCGTCCGGTCAGGGTCAGATCGGCGATGAAGAAGCCCATCTGGGCGGTGAAGACGTTGAGTTGCGTCGGCTCGACATAGACGGCGAAGTCCGGACGGGCGACCGTGCCCGTCTCGACCAGACGCGTGTAGGCCTCGACGCCCGCGCTGACGCCGGTGCCTTCCTCACCGCTTTCCTCGTCACCGACAAAGGCATAGGCAACATCGCCGGCAAGGTTGATCCCGGCACGGTCGAGGAGGTCGAGGGCGGCGAGACTGGTGCATATGCCGGCCTTCAGGTCGCCGGTGCCGCGGCCCCAGATCTCGCCATCGACCAGCGCACCGCCAAAGGGGTTCTCGCGCTCGGTCCCGGCCCATTTCTCGGCCCAGCCCTTCACATGTACCGTGTCCGTGTGCCCCATGAAGAGGAGGCGGGGGCCGGTGCCCGTGCCCTTCCGCTCGCCCCAGATGTTCGGGCGGCCGGGCCGGAAGTCTGCCGTCTGTGGCGCGAGGCCCAACCGCTGCATTTCGGGCTTCAGGTACGCGACCATGTC
Coding sequences within:
- a CDS encoding substrate-binding domain-containing protein encodes the protein MTLTKLLGALSVAALLASTPALAQTTGPKGETAVASSTVTVSDAQAAKLKTGGHKAALLWHDQSDFVNAVTAGASDEFARLGIEVVATTSAGFDAAKQRSDIETALAKKPNIVLALPLDPVTSAAAFKEAKEAGVKLVFLSNLPKDYVHPADYAAIVTDDLFQMGKQAADALAKSMGGKGTVGWIYHDADYYVTNQRDNAFKSTIEKDYPDIRIVAEEGISDPARAEEIANAMLLKNPDLGGIYVTWAGPAEGVLAALRANGNKTTKIVTLDLSEPIALDMVKGGNVAAIVADEAYELGRAMAATGALALLGEPTPAFIVAPAVTANADTVAEAWQQSLRKDAPKSVLTAK
- a CDS encoding M20 family metallopeptidase, with amino-acid sequence MTDVTALSDRLRAALDRDQALALLRGAVACNSITGNEADMVAYLKPEMQRLGLAPQTADFRPGRPNIWGERKGTGTGPRLLFMGHTDTVHVKGWAEKWAGTERENPFGGALVDGEIWGRGTGDLKAGICTSLAALDLLDRAGINLAGDVAYAFVGDEESGEEGTGVSAGVEAYTRLVETGTVARPDFAVYVEPTQLNVFTAQMGFFIADLTLTGRSAYFGVPEQGIDALKAAHRLQTALFAHSDAIAIRAEHPLVGRAFLLITHLEAGGYIAVPGTCRLSLIRKLLPGESLDAAVAEFETAARDSLARTGVSLDIRYPAGRDHAFGGSPAEIDPEHPAARLMSAAVRAAAPDRGTIAGAPYWSESPFLINRLACPAIYCAPGDISTCHTLEERVNVADYLSGIVAFASFIAAYCGVQGT
- a CDS encoding ABC transporter permease, whose protein sequence is MSTTTSLKPVARVPLTSRLEPQQFVLYLGFAAIFLFFAVTLADDGFLTTRNLSNIVLQTAPATVMAIGLVFVLSAGEIDLSFGSIVAVSALSAAVVMQEHSLLLGVLAGLGAGVAIGWLNGMLVAYLGLPSFLVTLATMGLFAGLARSMTDLRSIPVVNEAFTGFFGSGSLFGIPSLILWTLGAVIVGHIVYRETRFGAHVVATGDNARAAQVSGIKVPRLRLTVLMLSGLCAGLAGLLYAGRLQAAKYTLGESDLMTVIAAVIVGGTALNGGKGTIVGALVGSLLMGMLNNGLILMGLSVSDQMIVRGLIILVAVAISLRDTTR